In Haliaeetus albicilla chromosome 26, bHalAlb1.1, whole genome shotgun sequence, the sequence TTGCTTTCAAAGGATACTGGTTTCCGTTActtggaggggggtgggaggaagttGGGGGAAGAAAGATCAATTTCTTAGGTATATCTCAGCAAGACATTTTTGTATTAGGTGCTGGCGTTGTTCTGACGTCTTGGGGTAgcacagggtggggagggagaagatgggaagGAAATAAGGCTCTGAAAGATAACTTGAGATAGATTCAAGCTAGGCAgtttaaggcatttttttccctctgaataaTCCCAGTATTTTGCACATTGTCTTAGTTTAGCCCACCCTGAACTGATGTGTGCGAGCCCCCGTCTTCTCCAACGGAATGACAGGAAAGCTAGATAATATGTAGTAGTTACAGCGTACGCAAACTTTGTCGATCTGCCCTGCAACGCTTTCAGTGATAGACTGCCCTTTGGAACGATGTTTCCGCACTGCACTGCGATAGCCCTCTCTCTGGCATGACGTGTAACTATGTCTCTTAGCAAGCCTAAGGCGAGTGTtaccatgagcttttctttctgtctgtcttcagaaaaaacgCAGTGAGATCCCTTGCTACTGGGAGAATCAACCAGCTGGCTGTCAAAAATCCAACTGCGCCTTCCGTCACACGAAAGGACGCTATGTTGATGGGCGCTTCTTCCCGCCAAGCAGAAGTGAGTTTCTTGGGTCCTTTTCCTTTAAGCattaaagaattaattctgaatattaCTCAGGAGTGGGTACAATGCCGTAGAAGGCATCGAGTAACTGCTCACTGATGAGTGTAGGGAGAAGTGTGCAGTCACAGGCTCTCAGCTAAACGGACTGTAATTCTggtatttaattctttctttcatgctcagcttctctgtgctttgtgtgATCTTTGCACTCCAGGTTGCTTTCCCCTCATGTAATCTTTTCTGGAGGGTAGGGTGGCGAGATGAGTGTGTGAAGGGAAGCCGTTGTTCCTAGTGTGTTCGTAGGGGTGGGGAATAGGAAACTCTGAATTCAGCAGCCAGGTGGGTTATCTGCCTTATCTACCGTATCTAGACAGTGAGTGCAAGGTTGGGGTGAAAGTTTTACATGGCCAAATGAGAGATGATCCTCGTCTTCCTCTAGCTACGCTTCCAAGTCCACCTGAGCCTGCAGAAGATGATGTGAAAATGGCTCAGGcgtcactgcagcaaaacagactttctgTGCAGTCGAGTCCCTCTCAGCAGCTGAGGGGGGTGATGAAAGTGGAAAGCTCTGAAAAGGTCCCAAGTCCTACACATCCTCCAGGCAGTTGtaatcagtgctgcagatgatgatgaagatgggTACTTTTTACTTACTGAAGGCATTTCTGCTGGAGGTGAATGTATAAATTCACAGAGTACCTGAACTGTGTAGTGTTTAAAGCTACGGACAAGAGTCTGgagtcttaaatattttttccccggTATAGCTCTTGCTTATATGAGCCTGTCAAGTCAatacagctgtttaaaaaaagccttccacAAACAGTTGCTTGTAGTTAAGAATACGAACAAAATATGAACCGTGGACTGAAATGTCATTGTACGTGCTACATGAGCATGAAACGTCTTGTATAATCCCTGCTCCGTAACTgaataggttttattttggacgttcagagcagctttctgaagaTGGAGGTGAAACTAAAACACCTGTCCAGCAACCGGCAACAGAAGCCTGTAGTGGATTGCGGATAATTTCCACTAGGAAAGGCAGGGCTAATACAAAGCAAGGTATTCTAGCAGCCGTAGTAGGATGGCTTGGAAGGAGAACTTGACGATTAACTCCAAAGCGATATGTTCTAAAACTACGATAGAGCATCGGGTAGCTGGATGGAGTCAGTTATTTCCACGAGCTCATTCCTCTCTAATAATGTCGTATGTCCCTTGGGTCAGACAGGTCAACTCCTCCCTGTTGacttttgtaaaacaaaatagaGCCACAGCGTGGAGTTTAAATGCCTGCAAATGTGTCCTTTCAAACACTGTGGGAAGAAGCCATGTCTAATGACAGAGGAATCTAATATCGTGTAGATGGATTAAAACGCTTAAGACGGTAGGTTTTACTCTGTAGGATGGGAGGAGAGGTGCCAGTTGCTTACCAAAATACCCATCCGTTCTATGGCTTTTTTTACTGGTGGGGAGTGTTGAGAGGGTTTATTTGGAAGACTTTGGAAGGGTTCTGAGCTGTAAGAAGCTTGAGGATGTGTGCTCTTCAACATGTGCCTTTAGGCCTCAGCTTCATTAAcgattttctgttttcagaggacaatttaaattttggaataaaaacacttgaagaaatcaaattggagaaactaaaggaaaaaacaaaaagccaaggTGGTGAGTTAATATCCCCTACTTGTAGTGAATACtattgtttccatttcatgGCTTCTCAACCGAAAGGTTAAGTAATAATTAAGATAATTCAGGCAGGTTAGCCTGCTGGTGCTgccttttctaattaaaaccatGCTTTTATGCTTCAAGGCCCTGGTTTGATTGCAAGTATTTGGCATTTGTAGGTGCTCAGTTTGTTGTGTTGCAATAAAAGATCCAGAAGCGGTTTTTATCAGCCTGACATTAAGCCGTAGCTCATCATGTATTACACCACCTTACAGGCTCTCCAGTGTGCTTGATTGGACTCTCATGTTCCTGAAGTTGAGTGAGATTTGTGAATGAGCTAATGTGTCGACAGCACGTGGCAGAAGTAGCGGTTGGGTTaagtgaagcagcagcagagagagaggctAATGTCAATACGAGTGTCAGTATGCAAAAAAGGGGATAAGTGGAAAAAGCGGGCAGTAATGAAAGGGCAGACCTATAGAAGATGGTATTATACAAGTAGGCAATTTTTGAAGCGTTGACGAGGCTGACGGTGGCACTTGCGGACAGTAGCGTGATAGGAGTCTGTGTATAAGTGGTGGTGTTCAGATCTGCACAAATtcctttgaaaggcaaaaaacGTGTGGCACTACTACTACGCGTAGTCACTCGTTTCTGTGGTTTGGCTACCAGAAGAGTGCCTTTTGCTGGGACGTGGGCTAGAAGGACAATGCTCTTAGTGGCTACTGGTTTCTGTGCAGTGAAGAGATTAGTCTTTGTTTTAGGGGAGGAGCCTGTGATTCAAGTGAATCTTGGCGAGaggatgggaaaacagaaagcctCCATAGGGAAGAGCTTTTTGTGAGCTGTTGTTCAGGTGCCCTCATCTAAACGTGACTGTGTTTAAGGGTAATTTTGCTGTGTGCCGGAGGAAAATCCATTTTGGCAGAGATGTGTATTGGCGGCAGGCAGAAGTGGCAAATTTGGTTAGCAGCTGAAAGGCAAATCTAAGAAAAGATCCCTGGAAGCATTGAAGTTTGTGGCTGACTGTTCTAAAATCCTCCTGCAGAGAAACGTTCTTCAAGtattgcttgttttctctctttctgaagcTGGTAGAAGTGTCCTTCTGTTAAAGCGCAACCTTGCTGacaggctggggaagaagaTAGAGGTTCTGGAGAATGCTGACAACGCACCAAAGAGAGGTACGACTACTAAGCAGACATCTGGATTTGATGCACAGATTTCCTGCTTAGGTTTGCTGTTTGTCCTTTCTTCTAGTGgttctttttgtgtgttggttGAGGGCTCAAGGTAGCTCTGAATCCCAGTGAAGTGATGGCTCTCATTGTGAAACGTGAGCACCAAATGGAGATTTATGCAGTCTGCCgaactttttctgttctctcttgtaGTTCAAGTCCCCAGGTCTCTGAAGGAGAGGCTAGGACTGCCCTCTGAACAGAGCCGTACAGAGACAGGTACGAACTGGCTATTAAGTATGCCTTCCCCTTTTGTCTTTCCATGAACTTCCATACAGCCctaaaattagtttaaaaagcCTGCCTGATTCCTCTTGCTTGAGTGCTGAAGCTGTCCTGTTTAGCCACTGTCAGAGATCTGGCTCTAGAGGGGGGGTGTACTGTCCACTCGTGCCTCATCAAGGTTTCCGCTTGAAAACTGCTGTGAACCCTCAGAAGCTGCAGTATGCTTACGCACAAGTAGGACAGAAGCACTGCCAGGAGCAGGAGTTTGAGATGCGAACAGAGAGACAACGGTCTGagaaagtaacaaaataaaataaactaatgctGTTTGTGTCGCCACTCTCTCCGGATAGCActagttttcaaaatacaagtGGCTTAAAGGAGGAGAATACCGTGCAGAATGGTGCTGTCCTAAGATGCATTCTTGGGATCACGCAAACCTAGTTTTCCTTAGTACTGTGACAGATTTTGGAGACTTTAAATATTGCTGGACTCTCCTTAAATGTTggtgcttctctttctttttgatgaTGACAGAGAAGGCTGCTAAGCCAGCAGGGGAGATCCATGCGAAAACACTGGAGGAAATTCGACTTGAGAGCACTAATCGGAGACGAGGAGAACCCCAAGTGAAACCCCAGACTGAAGGACGTTGTAAAACAGAAGATCCCAGCTTGGGGGCAAGACCTTCCCCTGCAGTTCACGTCAAAACTTTCTCAGGCTCcctggctgaaaaaaaccacaagcgATTGGAACGAGAGaagcaaaaaacaaaagagTTTCCTACCAAGACAAAAGTTGAGAGCAAACCCAAGAAGCAGAGCACACTTGCTCCGTCTGTGCTCAGCCAAGCGCGCCCGGCAGAGCCGGCACGTAAAGCCAAGCCAGCAGGAGAAGTGCGTGTTAAAACCTTGGAAGAAATCAAGCGGGAGAAAGCTCTGCGGATGCAGCAGAGTGGAGGAAAAGtgccagctccaccagcacaACCTGAACCTGCCCCGACAGGGAGGAGGTTGTTACGGATCACAAAGCTAATAGGTAATAAGGTGATTTGATACCTGCCCTGGTGAAGCGCTTCCCCTGTCGAGCAAATTCAGTTTGctgaggttttgctttgctttttccttctgcatatCGTAGAGGGTAGAAGAGTTTAAGGCTACAAAGTCAGAAGGCAAGGAAGTGCCAGAATATGCAACCATATTCTTTTCCATGAATCACGTGATagctttctgtatttcccaCTGGAAAATTCTTCCACTGAGGAGCTTTGTAGCCTAgtttcttgcttctgttttttctgccaTCCGCTTGTGGTATGGGATCTTCCCTGGGCTGAATCCAGGCTTACCTTCCTCTTTGGCATATGCGTTGTTTAACTCAGTTATTGATGTATCTATGTTTGCAAAGCATGTATCAACTTCTTAATGTGAGGGCTAGTTTTTGTCAAAATTGGCAGAGCGCTAAAGATACCGTTTGGATTATATAAGCCATGTAAAAAGAGAATAGTGCGATTGAGGGAAAGAGAGCTGGAACGGTGCAGGGCTTGCTTACTGTAGCCTTTCCCTCTGTCCCATTATTAGACATGAGGAAATAGACAGAACAAGGAAACAGAGGTAGCCaggtttctttatttctgctgttgacAAACTGAtgatcttctttttttttttttttttttgcttgttttgaagcacctggaagagaagaaaagatgataGTGGAATTGAGCAAGCCTTTTCCCAAAgctgtctctgcagctgcagaggtgaGTCCTTTGTGAAGACATACATCTATCTATTCATACAGTTTTTGATacattttgttatgttttgtttgtaaCTGGCTGCATGCTCCCAGTTTGAGTGTGTTCCTACCTTTCCGCATTTGGTAAGCGCTGCAGTGCTGTCGCAAGTCCTGTCACTACTTTGAATAGCATTTCCAGACAACGTGTTAAACCCCAAGCTTTGAATTAATCTTATTATACCTGACAGTGAATAAGAAACCCTATTAGCACCAGATAAAATCTGCGAggttaatgtttttcttctccgtGACTTTATCTGTGAGACTGGAAGAAGGAGATCTTAAAATCCTGGGCTAAGAACTTTAATAGAAAAGGCTGGAGGTTTGTATTAGAGGAAATCAGTCTGTCAGGGAATGCTGTCTTGGGGGAGCTTGTATGGCTTCCTGTTGCTGAAAAAGAATGTACTAGATTACAGCTAGAGTCTTCTGCTCTGTTGAAGAAGCTTGCTGTGTTGGGAATTGTAGGCTTTTGAAACTATTTCCACAGCAAAGCATGGATCTTGTTACAGGTTACAGGCAACgttttatggggaaaaatgtCAGATCTGAATGGTATTAACATGCTCTGTTGCACATGGAGCTATTTCAGAGGGATTGCTACTGAGATTTTCTGAATGAAATCTCCATAGATTTTTGTCCCCTTAGTcctcttcttttgcttccttccagccctctgatcagaGTGCAACTAATTCTAAAGTTCAAGTGAAGAGCCTTGAAGAGATAATGTGGGAGAAGCGGCAACTGAAGCAACGCCAAGAAGAGAAGCTTCAGAaggaagcagctgctgtgccaTCTCCTACTGAACAGGCAATCAAGGATAAAACTGCAGCATCAGGGAGTCCTGAATCCAGTGTGGTTTCAGGGTCAGCTTATCAGCTTCCAAAGAGGATATTGGTGAAATCTCCGGGAGATGGGGTTGAAAGCCCCGGAAAGGGTGCTGCCGTATCACCAGGGGAACGGGCAGCTCAACTTCTGGAATGGTTAGCTGAAAGTAAGTGTTGACTGTATGTTAAAGAGTTACTTTAGGTcatgctttgaaagaaaggcagagggtGACAATTTTCACGTTGTAACTCTGGCTCCTTTTTGTAATATCTTTGCTCCTTCTTATGGCTTGTTGGTAAACAGAGTTTACGGTGTGGAAAATACTGCCGAGAGTCTGGGAAATGGCAGTGGAATTGTGCTGGCTAAATACATTTAACTAGAAGGGTTGTGGCGCTGTTAAGAGAACCTGTTTGTTTGtcgttttttttttcctgaggcagaGCAAGACTGCAtcagttctctcttccttttactcTAGCCAGACGGAAGGGGTGCCTGAAGCCTTTGGATGGGAAAGCCACCTCTCCCACAAAGCAGCCACTGAAACGTAAGGCAGCCGAGAGTCATCCGTCTGCCGTGCCGAGTGCCACTGGTGGCGACGGGAATGAGCCTTCAgctaaaaaagcagctgtggtaaGGAGAGCGGCTGAGGCAGTAGTGGGTCCCTAGTAAAATTTATGCCCAAGTTGTAGCCTCCTCttggagaaaagatgaaagactgaaatgttCTACGGGTCTCCGTTCCCTTTTAAATCCAGAAGTGGTCGCCAGGACGCTTGTAgtacctttctgctttttacgAGGTGAATGGCAGTGTTTACATAATGCTCTGCTACGTCCATTAATGCTGCGTTCTTCAAAAAGACCCAAGGTCGTTAGTAAACTTTAAGGGAATGCTAACTTTTCTTCAGGTGTGCCCTGGCTCTGTATTTTGATTAAGGCTCAGCAAtgccagaggagaagcagcGGAGGAAGAATCTGCAAAGCAGTCTTTGACCTGTGTATCCTAAAAACCATCTTGCTTCTTCCTAGGCTGTTGTTCCGGCTTTGCCAGAGGGCAGCCTCCTCTCCATACGCGGGAgaggaaaaccccaaaccaggtAACAACCACAACTTGTTCATTTTCTTGATCAGTGTGCCTTTCGTGTGAAACTaagttggtttggtttttttttcccacacgtggaaaaattagagtTTTGAGATACTTCATGCCAAAatccagcagaggaaaaattcaTCTGAAATAATAAGTTTCTAGCAGCTGGCTGGACTGCTTATCTAGATTCTTGTCTGGAAACGCTGCAAGTTGGTACAGCTTTTCAGTGGCTTCTTGGGTTTTCTGAACGCCTGCAGAGGTTGACTTGGTAACCTTTTTGCAGTCAAATTCGTAAAGGTGGCAAAGTGTCTCTGGCGACAAAAACAGAACCTTCTTTGCCAGACCCCAGATGCTGTGTCTTCGCGGATAAATCCCCAAAGTGCAAAATGTACCTGCTGATACATTGGACTGTAGAAGCAGCCCCAGGTTAATTGAATAACAATCCCTGCGTAAGGCTGAGGGGTAGGAGGGATTAACTACCATTTTAAGAGCTGGTTTgcagaaaacatctctctgctTAAGGAATGTCATACGCTGatttgctctctttcttgttcttcccaGTCCTGAACTGCACATTGGAAGCCTGGCAGACTCTGTGGCACCGTCAGAGGTCTCAAGCTCGACCTCAGCTTCCTCACAAATAGCCGTAAAGAAACGCCGGTTGAGCTTCTCAGGGCCCTTCTCTGTGGAAGACGACTTTGAGAAGTTCCTTTGGGAAATCTCAGGAGGCAAACAGGAAGACAAAATTGACATGGACCCAGAGAAGGATGAGGATGACTTCTTCATGGAAATTGGTGAACTGATCGACggctgaaaacaaagaaagaaataaattgaaactgattattttgttgGATACCCAGAGGTGATTCTTTTCCTAGCTGAGGCTTTGCAAGGAGTCTTAAAGCACAGGTGAACTGGTAGACATTGGGAGTATCTGCACGCAGTTGTCCTAAACTTCCCTGCTGGTCAGACATGCGGTCTGAATTTGTGAccctgcagaagacagctgaGACTGGGGTCTCTTGTGTACCCTGCCACCAGGGATCGTTTTCCCTAGCAGCTACCTTTTgaatcattttcttaaatttttgaaGAACTTGAGTCTCTTCTCTTCCTACGAGGATTTGTGAAGGTGGGGCGGCCCTCAGGcatttgctgctggcagaggaaaaatcGGTTGTCGGAGTGGATTGTCAATactttctctttggaagaaaacacttgcGTGCTTTGATAATCCACTGTGCTGTCTTCGTTCCTAGAGGAAAGGTCTGAAaccaaaactgagcaaagtgctGTTCCGGCTCCAGAAGGGTCACCCAGCCCCAAGCTGCCGACGCTTTATCCTGCCGAAGGACTTTCTCCCGCTGAGACTTCTGCCAGCATGGGTCGGTCGGTCGTGGActttgggagagaggaagagcgCGCGAGAGCCCGGCGAGGAAGGCTTCCCCCTcgctgcttccctcctcctgctctgtcgTCAGCCTTCCCTGTCCCCGGCCTAGGCTCTGTCCGCGGAGATGGGGTTTGGTGTACGCCAtggtttctgtaaatattttcttcttccctgttaTGCTCGTATTCTCCTGAAGGTCCTGTATGAAACGTAGCCTGACCACCTCCGCCTTCACCGGTAGCTGAGCTGTTCCCCATGACAGCAGTTAACAGCGTTTTTACCGAACCCTGGGGCAGGAAAGGTGGGGGTGCGTGGTCTGTCTGTGGGGCGTCCTTAACGCTCCGCTCCAGAACCTCATCTTCCGCTACCTGCAGAACGTGAGTACCGCCGGGCTGCCGCGGCTTCGGCCCCGTGTGAGAGGAACGTCCCGGTGCTTCTTGCGCAGGGCCCTTCGAGCCGtgtggggagcggggcggcaCGCCGGACGGGTCTTTCCGAGGTCGGGATGGGGTTTTTGGAGCCGGTCTCGCTTGAACTGAAGAACTTGCTGTCGTTGCGATCCGTGAGAAGAACAGCTAGTTCCGAGTTGGGCgtttttccttctcaccttAAGGAGTTACCTTTGTAAGAGGCGTTTGCTCTTGCAGTCACGTGTGCAGGGATGTTTTCCGTGACAGTCTTAAAGCCTGTGCTGTTGCGTGTTCGCCAGTGAAGGCAGAGAGGATTTCCAGAATAGTCTACCACCTTAAAAATGACCGATGACATAACCGAAACCACGCGTGAGAGTTACTGCCTCGAGCTATCGGCAGCAAGGAGTTCTTAATGCACAGGAGAGGACAAAATTGTGTGGagtgtttctgttcctgttgtGCTCTCCCCCTCCATCGTTTTGCAGAGGTCCAGGATCCAGGTGTGGCTTTATGAGCAAGTGAACATGCGGCTAGAAGGCTGCATCATTGTGAGTATCAGGATGTCTTTGGATTGGGTATTTTGTTGGTTGTTCTTCCAAttcataaaactgtttcttcctgTCAGGAAAAACTAGCATGGGGGGTGGAAATACCTCGTGCCTCTCCAATTAATAGTCTTAATTGTCCAGCCCACGTCAGCACAGCTCACGATAGCTTGTGGTGTTGTTGCTGAAGTTTAGAGCAGGGCACGTAGCTCAGCGGCGGcttttgttgctgatttttaGGGCTTTGATGAATATAGGAACTTGGTGCTGGACGACGCAGAGGAAATTCGCTCCAAACCAAAATCAAGGAAAGAGCTGGGTATGTCAGTATGTCTGTGTAAGCCGAGCGACGCCTGAAACGTGGCTGCGTGAGCCTTCCCCGTAGCAAGGCTTCAAAGCACAAAACCTGTGAAGAGTGTTGAGTGTGGAGTACAGTGAGCGGATACTGGCTAGGTGTCGGTTCCTGCTGTTTCTTGAGCTGGTGGTTTTGTTGAACGTGAAGGAGAAAGAATCTGCCTCTGCCTGagtctttgtctttcaaatgtgTGTAACAACGGATGGACTGCACTGCACTTTTTCTGCAGCCCGGGTGGCAGGAGGGGTCCAGTCAAACTCCTGCTCAGGAATATGGAAGGCGACAAGCGAAATGCTGAGCTGCTTGGACATTCAAAAGAGCTAGATCTGAGGGGATTTCTCTTGTTCCCCCCATGGCAGTGGATATAGTAAAGTTGCACTGTACAGGTGTGTCTCACTTcctagggaaaagaaatggcacCTTCTAGACCGTGAATTCCTCCTGATTTGTGTTGGAATGCCTCTGCTGGGCAAAGCGGTGGTCCTTAATTGCCTTCCATTTAAGAGTTGGCTTGTGCATACTGCAGAAATCGTGCTTGAAACTTCATTTAATTATCAATGGCATCAGTAACACATCCAGTAATTTCTAGGAGGAGATGCGTAGGAATCTGTATGACACAAGAGTCTGTTTTTGAAGGTGCTAAGGGTGAAAAGTGAACAGTCCCATCAATactgaggaagggaaggaaacctcGCGCttaacaactggtcttactccCATTGTGGTtgaagcccagccggtaacaaagcaccacgcagccgcttgctcactctcctctccccccgccgccccgggccacggtgggatgagcagaaaacataaggcaggctcgtgggtggagataaggagtgggagagatcactcgccccttatggtcacgggcaaaagacaggctcaacttggggaagaaacaaaatcagtttagttTACTGCAAATCCAAACAAgccaaggatattaggaagcaaaaccaaacctgcgaccacctgccccccacccctccctccttcccgcctcaactccactcccgggtttctctccctcctccccccggcggcggggcatgggggctggggtcggttcctcacaggttgtctctgcccctccttcctcctcagggggaggaggactccgcactcggcccctgctccaccgtgaggtccctcccacgggagactgTCCTTCAGGAAGGTCTGGTCCTtgccgcgggctgcagttcctcacaaacttccctggcgtgggtcctttccgcgggccggtcTTCAGCCACACAcggctccagcgcgggctttcccatggagccacggccatcttggggggcctctgCTCCACCGTTcagctccatgggctgcaggggcatcaacctcctcaggcgcccctcctcccccccgaccccggtatctgcagagctgttcctctcacattcctaATCCCCCTACtcgctgcaggttccccttcttaaatatttcatccCAGAGGCGCTGCCGCTGTCGCTGATTGcgtcggcctgggccagaggcgggtccgactcCGAGCTGAgggagcttcgagcagcttctcacaggagccacccctgcggcccctgcgctgctaccaaaaccccgccacacaaacccgtAACAATTCCCTTTGCCAAGCAGTCAAAACCCAGTAACTAACAGGAGAACCCAACCTGCCCtctctttatttcagatttggGAAAATCccctgccagaaaaaaagaaaaatcctggaaaatCCGCTAGTGTTTGTGTGAGTAGATGGTTCCAACCTTTTGTCATTAACTCGTAAGAACTATTTCATTCCGTTTTGTCCAAGAGAGTCAGAAATACTTGCACAGAAACGCGCAGCATGGGAATGAAAGGGGTCAGAACCGCTTGAATTTGAGCTTTATCTGGTGTGGTTGCAGGTTTTATGGCATTTAGTATCTTTAGAACAGTAAGAATCACAGTATCTGACTTTGCAtccaaaaaacctgcttgtgGCTAGGGAAGATCAGTTTCAGCGCTGGAGGCACCAAAAAATCATCAGCTGTCGAACTGGACCTAAGCCATCTTTTCAAACCTTCCGTGATCTTGCTGCAATGCATGATGATGGATTTATGGATTAGAGAACAGCGTATGATGGCAAACTTGTAGCATTGGCTCTGatgtaaaaagagaacaaattctTTCCGAAAATCAGTGTAATTCCAAATTCTTGGTATCACGCAGCCATGCCACttgcaaaggaagcatttccCTGCCTCTCAAAGCTTGCTGTATCCTCGATCTGCTGTCTCCCTGCTGTTAATTGATTGCAACTCCGCGTGTCCGATTAGGGCTGAGAGTTGCTCTCGCTACGGATATCGTGCACCATGTGCTGTGCACGCTCGTGTGTATAGAAACGTTGATACTGTATGCGTGTACGTAGGTATGCCTGTTTGTGTGCTGACCCCAAAATCACTCGTGTTATAAAGCATCAGCCTTGAAGGCATATTCATCAAACTGTTATGTAGATCTTTTGGGTTTGCCGGTTCCCTCAAAATGAGAGACTTTTTATGCAGTCTGCTGTGGCAAATAGCCCCACATTCTAATTTTTACTATCGCTCTTGCTGACTTTATCATCCCTCGCTCTTGGCGTGTGCATGAACgggtatgtgtatgtatgtccAGACAGTATTTAACAGGTCGAGTTGACTAAAACAACTGTAAAGAGTGGAAATTCTGACTGTTCTGCTTCAGCTTTGGACAACTTGGCTTCAGATTCTCATGCAGAGAACGCGATGTGTTAGCAagagcttgtcctgtgcttcaGACGACATGCTGGGTGGTTTGCATACGCATCATAGTGCAGCGTTCTCTGTGTAACTTGTGACACCGAGGGCGCTGTCAGCCTAGTGGAGTGCGGTAACCAGCAGGTAAATCATCATCAGCTGTTTGCGGCTGGGGTA encodes:
- the LOC138682128 gene encoding LOW QUALITY PROTEIN: zinc finger CCCH domain-containing protein 11A-like (The sequence of the model RefSeq protein was modified relative to this genomic sequence to represent the inferred CDS: deleted 1 base in 1 codon), which gives rise to MSKQGDDCYFYFYSTCDKGDSCSFRHCAAALGNERVCRLWQEGRCFKTTCRFRHMEVDKKRSEIPCYWENQPAGCQKSNCAFRHTKGRYVDGRFFPPSRTTLPSPPEPAEDDVKMAQASLQQNRLSVQSSPSQQLRGVMKVESSEKVPSPTHPPAVVISAADDDEDGFYFGRSEQLSEDGGETKTPVQQPATEACSGLRIISTRKGRANTKQEDNLNFGIKTLEEIKLEKLKEKTKSQGGEEPVIQVNLGERMGKQKASIGKSFLSVLLLKRNLADRLGKKIEVLENADNAPKRGTVQVPRSLKERLGLPSEQSRTETEKAAKPAGEIHAKTLEEIRLESTNRRRGEPQVKPQTEGRCKTEDPSLGARPSPAVHVKTFSGSLAEKNHKRLEREKQKTKEFPTKTKVESKPKKQSTLAPSVLSQARPAEPARKAKPAGEVRVKTLEEIKREKALRMQQSGGKVPAPPAQPEPAPTGRRLLRITKLIAPGREEKMIVELSKPFPKAVSAAAESATNSKVQVKSLEEIMWEKRQLKQRQEEKLQKEAAAVPSPTEQAIKDKTAASGSPESSVVSGSAYQLPKRILVKSPGDGVESPGKGAAVSPGERAAQLLEWLAETRRKGCLKPLDGKATSPTKQPLKRKAAESHPSAVPSATGGDGNEPSAKKAAAVVPALPEGSLLSIRGRGKPQTSPELHIGSLADSVAPSEVSSSTSASSQIAVKKRRLSFSGPFSVEDDFEKFLWEISGGKQEDKIDMDPEKDEDDFFMEIGELIDG
- the LOC138682129 gene encoding small nuclear ribonucleoprotein E-like, whose product is MGFGNLIFRYLQNRSRIQVWLYEQVNMRLEGCIIGFDEYRNLVLDDAEEIRSKPKSRKELGITISFRFVQESQKYLHRNAQHGNERGQNRLNLSFIWCGCRFYGI